Proteins from a single region of Chryseobacterium sp. T16E-39:
- a CDS encoding NAD(P)/FAD-dependent oxidoreductase — MKNVDYIIVGDGYAGLFFAHQLIKNNKSFVIFSEGRKSASQVSAGIINPVVLKKFTTFWLAQEQIDFLKESLREIESYTGKNYLINAPIHRVFHDESEQKLWLKKSDNSELSGFLNKDFYDLDGINNPFHTGKVNQSARLNVNGFFGDLFNYFNEHGQLIKEKFEYEKVNALDSVYKDISFKHIIFCEGMGVKNNPYFSDIAVIPNKGHHIRVKLLQAIQTDVTIKKKHFLFPIDGGLHFYGGTYDREQLHNHIDDSAVEQLRRGLSEVYPGDFEVSEVHFGFRPTVKDRRPIIGNHPEYRNFYVLNGLGARGILNGCYFSQSLYQHIEEGISLPDEVSLSRFS; from the coding sequence ATGAAAAATGTAGATTATATTATTGTAGGGGATGGATACGCCGGACTTTTTTTTGCTCATCAGCTGATAAAGAATAATAAGTCATTTGTTATTTTTTCTGAGGGGAGAAAAAGTGCATCACAGGTTTCTGCGGGAATTATTAATCCTGTAGTTCTAAAGAAATTTACAACATTCTGGTTGGCCCAGGAGCAAATAGATTTTCTTAAGGAAAGTCTTCGTGAGATTGAATCATATACGGGTAAGAACTATTTAATTAATGCTCCGATTCATCGGGTATTTCATGATGAGAGTGAACAAAAACTATGGTTAAAGAAATCCGATAACAGCGAATTATCAGGGTTTTTAAACAAAGATTTTTATGATTTAGATGGAATTAACAATCCTTTTCATACAGGAAAAGTTAATCAGTCTGCAAGGCTGAATGTAAATGGCTTTTTTGGCGACCTTTTCAATTATTTTAATGAACATGGACAGCTTATCAAAGAAAAGTTTGAATACGAAAAAGTAAATGCTCTTGATTCAGTTTATAAAGATATTTCTTTTAAACATATTATTTTTTGTGAAGGAATGGGAGTGAAAAATAATCCTTACTTTTCTGATATTGCTGTAATCCCGAATAAAGGACATCATATTAGAGTTAAATTATTGCAAGCCATTCAAACTGATGTTACAATAAAAAAGAAACATTTTTTGTTTCCAATAGATGGTGGGCTTCACTTTTATGGCGGAACCTATGACAGGGAACAATTGCATAACCATATTGACGATTCTGCTGTCGAACAACTTAGAAGAGGGCTGTCTGAAGTTTATCCTGGTGATTTTGAAGTAAGCGAAGTTCATTTTGGATTCAGACCTACTGTTAAAGATAGAAGGCCTATCATAGGAAATCATCCTGAATATAGAAATTTTTATGTTCTTAATGGACTTGGAGCACGGGGAATTCTGAATGGGTGTTATTTTTCGCAAAGTTTATATCAGCATATTGAAGAAGGAATCTCTTTGCCTGACGAAGTTTCTCTTTCAAGATTTTCTTAA
- the gldN gene encoding gliding motility protein GldN, which produces MKKYISAFLVVVSGVAFSQTILNASSPEEFRQMRAENKQKVGDTIVDKTVKPLEYGFVEDKDILKSMFVWEIIDMNDKINQPLYYDNPDGLLATQTRSLYQLLLDAATTGKIQEVYDDENFVTKLSPEGIQKRLESVRVSDAAIDILNSGRQLTDQEKKEYTDIFKTTTDKVKVLKIMGMWFIDKRDGQMKYRPLGIAAMGPDPAVQGRTGPDGQPLAGANELIDLFWIYYPSAREILANNYVYNRKNSSADLSFDDIINARRFSAIIYKSSNGLGDGTIKDYIPRNADEQIEESDRIKAQILDMENDMWNY; this is translated from the coding sequence ATGAAAAAATATATAAGCGCTTTTTTAGTTGTAGTTTCGGGGGTTGCTTTTTCCCAGACTATTCTGAATGCCTCTTCTCCTGAAGAATTCAGACAAATGAGAGCTGAAAACAAGCAAAAAGTTGGAGATACAATTGTCGATAAAACAGTAAAGCCTTTGGAATACGGTTTTGTAGAAGATAAAGATATCCTGAAAAGTATGTTTGTTTGGGAGATTATTGATATGAATGATAAGATTAATCAGCCATTGTATTATGATAATCCTGATGGTCTTCTTGCAACTCAAACAAGATCTTTATATCAGTTGCTTTTAGATGCTGCTACTACTGGTAAGATTCAGGAAGTATATGACGACGAAAACTTTGTAACTAAGCTTAGCCCTGAAGGGATTCAAAAAAGATTGGAAAGTGTAAGAGTTTCCGATGCTGCGATTGATATCTTAAACTCAGGAAGACAGTTAACGGATCAGGAGAAAAAAGAGTATACTGATATCTTTAAAACTACGACTGATAAAGTAAAAGTTCTTAAAATTATGGGTATGTGGTTCATCGACAAGAGAGATGGTCAAATGAAATACAGACCTCTAGGTATTGCTGCTATGGGACCAGATCCAGCTGTACAAGGAAGAACAGGACCAGACGGACAACCTTTAGCAGGTGCTAATGAGCTGATCGATCTATTCTGGATCTATTATCCAAGTGCAAGAGAAATATTAGCTAATAACTATGTTTATAATAGAAAGAACTCTTCTGCTGACCTATCATTCGATGATATTATTAACGCAAGACGTTTCTCCGCTATTATCTACAAATCATCAAATGGTTTAGGAGATGGTACGATTAAGGACTATATTCCAAGAAATGCTGATGAGCAGATAGAAGAAAGCGATAGAATTAAAGCGCAGATTCTTGACATGGAAAATGATATGTGGAATTATTAA
- a CDS encoding GldM family protein, protein MAQGKQTPRQKMINLMYLVFIAMMALNIDAEIIRSYYDSTISLRETRKLTEAKNEDIFEKTLEAKAQQVPDTYSQPWEQYKVLKQKINELVSHAEKIKDKLKTESEFVEKDAATGKLTDVSENFSALNNNEATTHYFFKDGDENSASTGADDLKKRIDDVRNYINATFSNNPQLQALVERANKSLIAEYGKGQSPNDKTWLQNKFYHQPLIAAISNLEIIQNDARNVQSDALALLLREKVDASIKFSSYEPIVSGPVDIQSGKQAEVKVMLGTYSTSNKINITGVSKLENGKGTISISGSGLGEHKLNGTITLTDASGKPQSFPWTHTYNVIAGPREVKLEKGLLLSPDKMNVLYRGLENPLSGSILGADNSKLSLSAAGAVVKGTGPGKWNVTPSTGNTIKLTLSGTDPYGKTVSQVFEYRIKNVPPPQGQMRGQTVLNIPASSIPNQMVQAALPDFDFPVSFTVNQFMVKVPGKAALLIKGNSLDEAAGLVRNLRAGDVVYVFDIKATATGLGNQTLKNISPVVINVQ, encoded by the coding sequence GAAAGCTGACTGAAGCTAAAAATGAAGATATCTTTGAAAAAACTTTAGAAGCAAAAGCTCAACAGGTACCGGATACTTATTCTCAGCCTTGGGAGCAATATAAAGTATTAAAGCAGAAGATTAACGAATTGGTTTCTCATGCTGAAAAGATCAAAGACAAATTAAAAACTGAATCTGAATTTGTTGAGAAAGATGCAGCGACAGGAAAATTAACAGATGTTAGTGAAAACTTCTCTGCATTAAATAATAATGAAGCTACAACCCATTATTTCTTTAAAGATGGAGATGAAAACTCTGCTTCAACAGGAGCTGATGATTTAAAGAAAAGAATTGATGATGTTAGAAACTACATTAATGCAACTTTTTCAAATAATCCTCAGTTACAGGCTTTAGTTGAAAGAGCAAATAAATCTTTAATTGCTGAATATGGTAAAGGACAATCACCAAATGATAAAACCTGGTTACAGAATAAATTTTATCATCAGCCTTTGATTGCTGCGATCTCTAACTTAGAGATTATCCAGAATGATGCAAGAAATGTACAATCAGATGCATTAGCTTTATTACTAAGAGAAAAAGTAGATGCTAGTATTAAATTCAGCAGCTATGAACCAATTGTTTCAGGACCTGTAGATATTCAGTCTGGAAAACAAGCTGAAGTTAAAGTAATGTTGGGAACTTATTCTACAAGTAATAAGATTAACATTACAGGTGTTAGCAAACTAGAGAATGGAAAAGGAACTATTTCAATTTCAGGATCAGGTCTTGGAGAGCATAAATTAAATGGTACTATTACTTTAACAGATGCGTCTGGTAAACCTCAGAGTTTCCCTTGGACACATACATATAATGTAATTGCAGGACCAAGAGAAGTAAAACTTGAAAAAGGATTATTGCTTTCTCCGGATAAAATGAATGTACTTTACAGAGGATTAGAGAATCCTTTATCAGGTTCTATCTTAGGTGCTGATAATTCTAAATTATCATTATCTGCTGCCGGAGCTGTTGTAAAAGGTACTGGTCCAGGAAAGTGGAATGTTACTCCTTCTACTGGAAATACGATTAAATTGACATTATCTGGAACTGATCCTTATGGTAAAACAGTTTCTCAGGTATTTGAATATAGAATTAAAAACGTTCCTCCTCCACAAGGTCAGATGAGAGGTCAGACGGTATTGAACATTCCTGCATCTTCGATTCCAAATCAGATGGTACAGGCTGCTTTACCAGATTTCGACTTCCCGGTTTCATTTACTGTAAATCAGTTTATGGTTAAAGTTCCAGGAAAGGCTGCATTATTAATTAAAGGCAACAGTCTTGATGAAGCTGCAGGGTTAGTGAGAAACTTGAGAGCGGGCGATGTAGTGTATGTTTTTGATATTAAAGCGACTGCTACAGGATTAGGAAATCAAACATTGAAAAATATTTCTCCTGTTGTAATCAATGTTCAATAA
- a CDS encoding META domain-containing protein, protein MKKLFKFSFVFCLFLFLMCCTSKTTVQKNDTDIVGKTWKLTEINGQPIKLKNPKNNPYFSLNTNDMRYSGNAGCNGIGGTFEIKPDIMRIKFNQGMSTMMACDDLETEQLFTKALLAADNYSLNGNTLTLNKAKMAPLAKFILQK, encoded by the coding sequence ATGAAAAAACTATTCAAATTCTCATTTGTATTTTGTCTTTTTTTATTTTTGATGTGCTGCACAAGCAAAACAACTGTACAAAAAAATGACACCGATATTGTCGGGAAAACATGGAAATTAACTGAGATTAATGGTCAACCGATAAAGCTTAAAAACCCAAAAAACAACCCTTATTTTTCATTAAATACAAATGATATGAGATATAGTGGGAATGCAGGCTGCAACGGTATTGGCGGCACTTTTGAAATCAAACCGGATATCATGCGTATAAAGTTCAATCAGGGCATGTCTACAATGATGGCTTGTGATGATTTAGAGACTGAACAGCTTTTCACCAAAGCTCTTCTTGCTGCAGACAATTATTCATTAAATGGGAATACTTTAACCCTTAATAAGGCTAAGATGGCACCACTGGCAAAATTCATTTTACAGAAGTAA
- a CDS encoding SemiSWEET transporter, giving the protein MNENVLGITAGVLTSISMIPQLIKVIKERNVDDISWLMLLILIGGLSLWVWYGILKDELPIILSNSFAVLLNMSLLICFIIYRKK; this is encoded by the coding sequence ATGAATGAAAATGTTCTGGGGATTACAGCGGGTGTACTTACATCTATTTCAATGATCCCGCAGCTTATAAAGGTAATAAAAGAAAGAAATGTTGATGATATTTCCTGGCTTATGCTGCTGATCCTTATTGGCGGACTCTCTTTGTGGGTCTGGTATGGGATATTAAAGGATGAGTTGCCTATTATTTTATCTAATTCGTTTGCTGTACTATTGAATATGTCACTTTTAATTTGTTTTATAATTTACAGGAAAAAATAA